In Thermoleophilaceae bacterium, the following are encoded in one genomic region:
- a CDS encoding 4-oxalocrotonate tautomerase family protein, with the protein MPLINVKVIDGVFTPEQKTQIAERLTDAMVSVEGENMRGVTWCVIDEVKSGDWAIGGQCLTTEAVHALAAGQPA; encoded by the coding sequence ATGCCACTCATCAACGTCAAGGTCATCGACGGCGTCTTTACGCCCGAGCAGAAGACCCAGATCGCCGAGCGGCTCACCGACGCGATGGTCAGCGTCGAGGGCGAGAACATGCGCGGCGTCACCTGGTGCGTCATCGACGAGGTCAAGAGCGGCGACTGGGCGATCGGCGGGCAGTGCCTGACCACCGAGGCCGTGCACGCCCTGGCCGCCGGCCAGCCCGCCTGA